The bacterium sequence ATACCACCCGCTTTCTTTATTATTTTTACCACATCATCAAACTTTGGAAAACTCTCTCTTTCTGGTGGGATATATCCAGGTCCTCCAGATTTAATCAAAACCTTTCTCATTGTTTCCAAAAATTCTGCTGGTTCTTTTTCTCTTAAAGAATCGACTGGAACCGAAAGCACCTCAGACCAGAAGGTATCTGATTTATTAGGGATAAGTTGCTCAGACTTCCTCTTATAAGATTCTATAATATGTCTTTCCGTTGGATTACCTGAAGGAGTGAGGGGTAGAACATCTATATCATAATTAACCGTTACTTTACCTAAAAAACTATTAAGTTTATCTACCACTTCCCTATTTCTTGCTTGAGCTACCTTTTTAAGGTTAAGAAAAAACCTGCCTTCCTCAGTATCTGCATCTAATGTACGCTTAAACCCTTTACCACAAAGATAATATATACCCGGCTCATTTGGAGAGTTTATAACAACATCTTTCCATTCTTCTACCAACACTCTCGACTCAAAACCGCCAGTTGCCAATATACCCAAAATTTCACCTGTACTTAAAGTCTCTTCTAAACCAGCAAGGGTATCAAAATCAACTGTTCCCGCATACTTCAGCCCCCTTCGCCAACATTCAAATATAACCCTTGCAGGGGACCAATTTTCATAGTTAAAAGAGTGGAATGTATGAAGATGTAGGTTAAGCCAAGGGGTAAGTTTTTCAAATTTTTTAATTTTACCGTTCTTTATCAACTTAGAAATCTCTAACAAACTTTCTTTTCTAAGTTTTAAATTAAACGATGAAAGGTTTTTTAATAGTTTTTTAGTTTCCATAATAAGCAAGGGGTGTAATAAAAAAATGTCCCTGGCAACACCTACTCTCCCACCAGCTTGCGCGGATAGTACCATTGGCGCTGGAAGGCTTAACGGCCGTGTTCGGGATGGGAACGGGTGTTGCCCTTCCGCTGTGGTCGCCAGGGACAGTAAAGTTATACCTTATTATTTTATAAGTGTCAATAGATAAAAAATCTATATGTTAAAACTGACTTCTGTCAATTGTTCAAATTCAGGTATTTTAAGAAAACTCTCTCTATCTTGCTCGCCCTCTTCAGTAAAAACATTCAGATATTGAGACATTTCAGTCCTTCCTTTAAGCCGAAGCGTTAATTCTCTACTATTTTTATTATAAAAAGATTGTTCAACCTCATATAAACTTCTATTTTCGGCATAACAAGCAACTGTATCATAACTTTTCATAATATGAGGAATATTTTTTATATTATCGTATATACCCTTAATAATTGTTTCCCATTCTTCTAAAGCCAACTGCGCAACCCTCTGTTCGTGAGTCATAAAACAACCAAAAAAACCTGTCTCAAGACCTCTTTTTATTTGAAACACAGCTCTCTTTATAGCTTTTTCAACATCATTGAAAGCGTTCTCTTTATGTAACCCTGTGCACCTATAGAGAAAATCGGAAGTAGGCACATTAACATCTTTCCTTGGTGGGACAGAAAGTACATTAAAAAAATAGTCGTCTTCAGGCATCGGACCAAAAGAAAAACCTGGTTTTCCATAAGGAGGGCTTTCCCATTTGTGGGCTTCGGGGTCAGACCATACCTTACCCAATCTTATAGGGGTCATTGTATACTTTTGTCCTCTCTCTTTAATAAAAGATAATGAATTTAGACCTATCTCTTGATAATGAACGTTTAATGTCTTTGCAAGGTTTATTCCCCATTCTCCAAATTTTGCATCTACTCTATCAAAATTGTTTTTAAGTTCCTGAAAAGTAAACTCTTGCCCATTATGCTTAAGATATATAGGGCATTCTTCTTGGTTTTCCATATACCTAAAATCAACAAAAGCGTGAGGAGAAAACTCAGCCAACCCATTCTGCTCTTTTTCTCTAAAACGTCTTGAATCCACCTGTTGTATATCATTAAGAAATAGAGCCACATTAGGTATAAACCCGTACCTATTCATAATATCCAACCATCCAACGTTTTCGAGAGTTTCTTTATATTTCATCACCCTGCTACCACTAAAAGAAACATCATCAAATTTTGCAGTTATAAAAGGCGGCATAGACTTCATTATGTAAGGTTTTTTAGATGCCCAGGCAATACTTTTTCGGAACACTCCGTCCAACCCCTCGCCAAATCCAAGATACTGGTTTTGCCATAGAGAAGCAGAAACAAGAAAAAATATTACCTTACCTTTACCGTATCTTTTATAAATAACTGAAGGGTTATTTTCCTGGTCGGATAAAAGAACCGACCAATCTTCAGGACGTGATATTTTAAACCCAAGCAGAGGTTGCTTGACTTCAATTGTGTGTTCACAAAGATCTGTAATTTTATTTTCAGGGGTTAGTTTCAAAGTTTCAATTTTTGTATCTTTTTCTGCCAAAATTTTCAATTCTTTAAGAAAAGAGGCAGGATACCAATTGAGATATCCATCCAAAACAATAATTCCCATACCTTGTGATACAGATTTAAGAATAACATCTGTCTCTTCTTTACTAAGAGATTTACCTATCCCTTCTTGAGCAAGTATAAGCAGATGTGTATCTTCAAGTTCATTTGGAGCAATCCTTGACCAAGAAAGGTCTACAACATCAATATTCACACCAAAATGGACAAGAGCTCTAAATATTGATTTCTCAACTCTTGTATAGTGTACTGGTACAGATGAATCTACGATTACTTTAGTCTTCATAAAATTTTTTCCATTATTTTTTAGTATCAAGATATTTTTCTGCTGAAGATGCCGCTATTGCACCGTCACCACAAGCAGTTACAACCTGGTAGAGAGATTTTCTTATAACATCTCCACAAGCAAAAACACCTTCTTTTGAGGTTTCCATTCTATAGTTAGTTATTAGATATCCACTCGGGTTCTGTTCAAGCCGACCTTTTAAAAAATCAACATTAGGTTTCTGCCCAACAGAAACAAATATTCCATCCAATTTTAAATCTTCTTTTGTCTTTTTATCCAACCTTTTTAGAACTATATTTTTAACAGTATCATCGCCTTCTATCTTGTCCACAACAGCCGACATAATAGGTTCAATCGATGGAAACTTAAGGAGTTCTTCATTAAAATGTTTTGAAGCCCGAAATTCGTTTCTCCTATGTATAAGGTAACACTTATCAACATATCTTGTTAGATATATTGCTTCCTCAAGGGCAGAATTACCTCCCCCTATCACTGCTATCGTTTTACCTTTAAAAAAAGCGCCGTCACATATTGCGCAATAAGAGACACCTTTCCCCTGAAACTCATCTTCTCCTTCTACTCCAAGTTTTTGTCTTACCGAACCGCTCGCTATTATTAGAGCACCAGCTGACAACTCTTTCCCATCGGAAAGAACCACTCTTTTGTCTTCTTTATCAAAAGAAACCTCCTCAACTTCACCATCAACCAACTCTCCGTCCCAATCCAGATATTGTTTTTTCATTTTTTCTGATAGTTCTTGCCCTGAGACAGGAACATCAAAACCTGGATAGTTTTCTATTGTCTCTGTAATAAGCATATTTCCACCTGGAAAAAACTTTTCAATAATAACAGTTTTTATCCTTGCTCTTGCAGAGTACATCCCCGCAGTCAAACCAGCAGGACCAGCACCAATAATAATTATTTTTTTATCCAATTTGCAACCTTCCTTCAATAGAACAAAGGGGGATTTTTATCCCCCTTTGTCTTGTAACATTAGTGAAAAAACTTTACCTTACTGAATATCTATCTTAAGTTCTTTCTCTATTTCTTCTGCAGCTTTAGGAAGAGTAATCTCAAGGATTCCTTCTTTATATGATGCTTTCACTTTTTCTCTATCCACTCGGCAAGGTAGAGGAATAGTTCTGAAGAAAGAACCTTCTCTAATCTCTTTTCTATAAAAATTCTCTTTCTTTACCTCTTTCTCATCTTTTTTCTTGCCAGAAAGAGTAATAGTATCATCTGTTACGGAAACCTCAAGTTCTTCCTTTTTCACACCAGGTATCTCGGCTTTTACAACTATGGCATCTTTCTCTTCATAAACATCTACCAGAGGTGCCTTAGTTTTTCCTTCCCAAAAATCTACTTCTGGTTTGAAAAATTTTTCTACAATCCTATCAAAATCATCTCTTACATCAACCAATTCCTTAAAAGGATTCCATCTTGTAAGTCTATCCATATTACTCACCTCCATTAACTAAGTTTTTTACTTTCCATCTTTAAGTTTTAAATTTTTCGAACAAAGACTCTTTTGTGACATTCTCTTGTCTTTATTATTTAGATGACCAAGATGAGTAATAGGTTTCATTTCTTATATTTTTTTTCGTATATCACTTGAATTTCAACATAGATATTCTTGATTATTTCACCAGGAACTTCTTCTACTTTGTATATTTTTTTTGAATAGTATATAGTTTTTTTCATTGTTTCTAACAATGACATACAGTTTGGACATTCCAAAAGATGCTTCTCTGCTAAATCCTTCTGTTTTGCATCAAGTTCACCATCTATATACTCTGATATTAATTTGCAAAAATTTTTACATTTCATAGTGATTTCAGTTTCATTACTGCCCCGCTAAAACCTGTCTGTTCCTACTACTAAAGTATTCAACGAGTTTTTCTCTTAGATATAATCGGCTTCTATGTGACCTTGTTTTGACAGTAGGTTGGGAAATAGAAA is a genomic window containing:
- a CDS encoding anti-sigma factor; this translates as MKCKNFCKLISEYIDGELDAKQKDLAEKHLLECPNCMSLLETMKKTIYYSKKIYKVEEVPGEIIKNIYVEIQVIYEKKYKK
- a CDS encoding Hsp20/alpha crystallin family protein, which gives rise to MDRLTRWNPFKELVDVRDDFDRIVEKFFKPEVDFWEGKTKAPLVDVYEEKDAIVVKAEIPGVKKEELEVSVTDDTITLSGKKKDEKEVKKENFYRKEIREGSFFRTIPLPCRVDREKVKASYKEGILEITLPKAAEEIEKELKIDIQ
- the trxB gene encoding thioredoxin-disulfide reductase, whose translation is MDKKIIIIGAGPAGLTAGMYSARARIKTVIIEKFFPGGNMLITETIENYPGFDVPVSGQELSEKMKKQYLDWDGELVDGEVEEVSFDKEDKRVVLSDGKELSAGALIIASGSVRQKLGVEGEDEFQGKGVSYCAICDGAFFKGKTIAVIGGGNSALEEAIYLTRYVDKCYLIHRRNEFRASKHFNEELLKFPSIEPIMSAVVDKIEGDDTVKNIVLKRLDKKTKEDLKLDGIFVSVGQKPNVDFLKGRLEQNPSGYLITNYRMETSKEGVFACGDVIRKSLYQVVTACGDGAIAASSAEKYLDTKK